A single region of the Nitrosomonas sp. Is79A3 genome encodes:
- a CDS encoding DUF2309 domain-containing protein, which produces MTSEFHDPRKHIIETIDHLDHILPGQRPLHKFIHHNTIHGFQHLPFEEGVAEFEKLTGIYGYLPDSKNRELYQQGRITDADLSAAFAQAKNLHAEQIVFQAGNLTIKRKDIYHVALLHELSNLSISQLNWLIEERNVLHTIQADVSKEARTRLLTSNTDPSVVIKQLWESILNKLDIELTDLHPENMLDLSEEQAKEWLEKIKTSLENGEGIPVHQKMRMEAEAKLDEMLAQIGDKITLRSLVMALSGIDILYSIKPQIIRICSSVLDEGVAAWQLPERNQLGLYAAWRSTEHFDVNPFLHDLPDWQNIVDETPDDPIDCIILQLTNLEIPKEKWEGYIQHLALEIPGWSGMINWRQHNPDYQTENNATLHLADYLAIRLTMDRLWLNQACKDNWKIEARLGTIEYYFRKNLSEFMVRKQLYEGNLPEYLTHLAKDLIMRAGSERQKREEWQSLADLAWTWQFSPLVENDFEHAAFNSGWRLFCLCQHLGLTAEDIQGIQKNDLLKILAVLDEFTAPERSKVWLYAYEYHYREDFFQTIRANTNRGRWAKRAQRPQAQIVTCMDDREESLRRQLEEINPAIETIGAAGFFGIPMNYKGIDDTEIKMQCPVVVRPANDVNEIPRKGTEQILQEHTKGYRFYKKLAYLMNQSLRRSLIFSHAVIDALAPIVFMGLVGRVFLPKYFLAFNNSLRQSIEKKVSTELMFKAPASDTPATADNPRSGFTDLEQVERLSVFMRTTGLSYGFAPIVCLSGHGSTNLNNPHEFGYNCGACSGKRGGPNARLFAAMANRPEIRKLLAERGINIPDDTWFIGAEHDTCSDEFFWFDLEDIPQSSLPAFETFRNDLVKASKISAQERCRRFVSANNPQTPEEGKEHVNLRANDFSQAFPEFNHATIAAAIVGRRSVSQGTFLDRRVFLISYDPTQDADGKLLENLLLAVSPVGAGINLEYYFSTVNNDFFGSGSKVTHNITGMFGVLEGTSSDLRTGLTKQMVEIHEPLRLQVLVEAKTEILGQIYERQASIRELVGGGWILLSAIDPDTAEISVFERGIGFVPWQADKKEIPEYESSIAYYRNINVPLPPTLIKQPNMMTGV; this is translated from the coding sequence ATGACTTCTGAATTTCATGACCCACGCAAACATATTATCGAAACGATAGATCATCTGGACCATATCTTGCCAGGACAGCGTCCGCTTCATAAATTTATACATCACAATACAATTCATGGTTTTCAGCATCTCCCGTTCGAAGAAGGGGTAGCAGAATTTGAGAAACTGACAGGTATTTATGGCTATTTGCCTGATTCTAAAAATCGCGAACTGTACCAGCAAGGCAGAATTACTGATGCAGATTTATCGGCTGCTTTTGCGCAGGCAAAGAATTTACATGCGGAGCAAATTGTTTTTCAAGCAGGCAATCTGACTATCAAACGTAAAGACATTTACCATGTTGCATTGCTTCATGAGCTATCAAATCTCTCGATTAGCCAGCTCAACTGGTTAATCGAGGAACGCAATGTACTTCACACAATTCAGGCGGATGTTTCCAAGGAGGCTCGCACACGACTGCTTACATCCAATACTGATCCTAGTGTAGTCATCAAACAGCTATGGGAAAGCATTCTCAACAAACTCGATATTGAGTTAACTGATTTACACCCAGAAAATATGCTTGATCTTTCAGAAGAACAAGCGAAGGAATGGCTTGAAAAAATCAAAACCAGTCTTGAAAATGGGGAAGGAATTCCTGTTCACCAGAAAATGAGAATGGAGGCCGAAGCTAAGTTAGATGAAATGCTGGCGCAGATTGGTGACAAAATTACGCTACGCAGCTTAGTCATGGCATTAAGTGGTATCGATATCCTTTATTCCATAAAGCCACAAATCATTCGAATTTGTTCATCCGTACTGGATGAAGGCGTTGCAGCCTGGCAGCTACCTGAGCGCAATCAATTAGGGCTTTATGCTGCTTGGCGATCCACAGAACATTTTGATGTAAACCCTTTCCTACATGATTTACCAGACTGGCAAAATATTGTTGATGAGACGCCGGATGATCCAATTGATTGTATTATCCTGCAATTAACCAACCTGGAAATTCCTAAAGAAAAATGGGAAGGGTATATACAACATCTCGCGCTTGAAATCCCAGGATGGTCAGGAATGATCAATTGGCGTCAACATAATCCCGATTATCAAACTGAAAATAATGCAACTTTGCATTTAGCTGATTACTTAGCCATTCGTCTAACCATGGATAGATTATGGCTGAATCAAGCTTGTAAAGATAATTGGAAAATAGAGGCCAGGCTGGGGACTATCGAATACTATTTCCGCAAGAATTTATCGGAATTCATGGTCAGAAAACAATTATATGAAGGTAATTTACCAGAGTATCTGACACATCTTGCTAAGGATCTGATCATGCGCGCGGGCTCGGAGCGCCAAAAACGTGAAGAATGGCAATCTTTAGCTGATTTAGCGTGGACTTGGCAATTCAGCCCATTAGTAGAAAATGATTTTGAGCACGCAGCTTTTAATAGTGGCTGGCGGCTTTTTTGCCTATGCCAGCATTTGGGACTTACTGCTGAAGATATTCAAGGCATACAGAAAAATGATCTCCTGAAAATTTTAGCAGTATTAGATGAATTTACCGCCCCGGAACGCAGTAAAGTGTGGCTGTATGCTTATGAATATCATTACAGAGAGGATTTCTTTCAGACTATACGCGCGAATACCAATCGTGGACGATGGGCTAAGCGAGCTCAGCGACCACAAGCACAAATTGTAACTTGTATGGATGACCGCGAGGAAAGTTTACGGCGCCAGTTAGAAGAGATAAATCCAGCTATTGAAACCATAGGTGCAGCTGGATTCTTTGGCATACCAATGAATTATAAAGGAATTGATGATACTGAAATTAAAATGCAATGCCCCGTTGTAGTAAGACCTGCAAATGATGTAAATGAAATACCCAGAAAGGGAACTGAGCAAATACTACAAGAACATACCAAAGGGTATCGCTTTTACAAAAAGCTCGCCTATTTAATGAATCAATCACTTCGACGTAGCCTCATTTTCTCGCATGCGGTCATAGATGCCTTGGCACCGATAGTATTTATGGGTTTAGTGGGCAGAGTATTTTTACCTAAGTATTTTTTAGCGTTTAATAATTCACTGCGTCAAAGCATAGAAAAGAAAGTTTCCACTGAGTTAATGTTCAAAGCGCCTGCGTCAGATACACCTGCAACGGCCGATAATCCCCGTTCTGGTTTTACAGATTTGGAACAAGTTGAAAGGCTATCAGTCTTTATGCGTACAACTGGTTTATCGTATGGCTTTGCTCCAATTGTATGTTTGTCTGGTCATGGTTCTACCAATCTGAACAACCCGCATGAATTTGGATATAACTGTGGCGCGTGTAGCGGTAAACGTGGCGGCCCAAATGCAAGATTATTTGCTGCTATGGCAAATCGCCCGGAAATTAGAAAATTACTGGCGGAACGTGGAATAAACATACCAGATGACACCTGGTTTATCGGTGCAGAACATGACACTTGCAGCGATGAATTCTTTTGGTTTGATCTTGAGGATATCCCACAAAGCTCATTACCAGCTTTTGAAACTTTTAGAAATGATTTGGTAAAAGCAAGTAAAATTTCTGCTCAAGAGCGCTGCCGGCGCTTTGTTTCAGCCAATAATCCCCAAACACCTGAAGAAGGCAAAGAGCACGTGAATTTACGGGCAAACGATTTTTCTCAAGCTTTCCCGGAATTCAATCACGCTACTATTGCTGCAGCTATTGTCGGCCGGCGTTCTGTGTCACAAGGTACATTTCTTGATCGGCGTGTTTTTCTAATTTCGTATGATCCAACACAGGATGCAGATGGCAAATTGCTGGAAAACTTGCTGCTAGCTGTTAGTCCGGTCGGTGCAGGTATCAATCTGGAATATTACTTTTCTACGGTAAATAATGACTTTTTTGGTTCTGGTTCAAAAGTTACTCATAACATCACTGGAATGTTTGGTGTGCTTGAAGGTACCAGCAGCGATTTACGTACGGGCTTGACTAAGCAGATGGTCGAAATCCACGAACCACTTCGCTTGCAAGTACTGGTCGAAGCAAAAACTGAAATACTCGGACAGATTTATGAACGTCAGGCCAGTATCCGCGAGCTTGTCGGTGGTGGTTGGATTTTGCTCAGTGCAATTGATCCCGATACCGCTGAAATATCAGTTTTTGAACGGGGGATTGGGTTTGTTCCTTGGCAAGCTGATAAAAAAGAAATACCTGAATACGAGTCATCCATTGCCTACTATCGAAATATAAACGTGCCGTTACCTCCCACTTTAATCAAACAACCTAATATGATGACAGGAGTTTAG